aaacatgaggtggacgcgggcaaatactgcggcatggtcatgctggacattcagaaggcctttgacaccgttaaccacgctatactgttggataagctcagagcaatcggattcgatgaaacctcatcaagctggatgcaatcttacttggaggggaagaaacaggtggtagaggtgcccctcccctctcagtaagctgtggagtcccccaaggcagtatactaggacctttactgttcctaatatacgtaaatgacatgccatcagcatgccactgtgaattgttcctgtttgcggatgactcggccctgctggtatccggcaaggacaagtcacaggtggaacaaatcctcagtgatgaactcctcaatatttgcacctggctcgctgacaacaagctatccatacacttaggtcaaacggaatccatcctatttgggtcccatatcaaacttaagaaggtcattgatttcactataaaagtgggtgacattgttatcaccaggaaggatgagatcacctacctaggttccattctagaagctaatctttcctgtgataaaatggcaaccaaggtgatcaaaaaggtcaaccaaagaacgagattcctctacagaatctcctctctggtcaacaaaagcaccttgaagattctagcgggaactctcattcaacccttttttgattacgcttgcacctcctggtacctcagcacctccaaaaccctcaaatctagactccaaacatcccagaataagctaatctggttacttttagacctccaccccagatcacacctcaatccaacccacttttccaaagtgggctggctcagggtggaggacagagtaaaacaacttgcactgagcctagtctataaaatccgcgacacctccctgatacagaagtacatgtccaacttcttccttaacgtaaatgacggccataaccacaacaccagggggagctccacaaaccacgttaaacccagattccgatctaacaaaggtcttaactcattctctttctatgccacatcaatgtggaatgcactcccaacaggtgtaaaagtaagtgcatctctatattccttcaaaagcgctctaaaacaacacctccaggcaacttcaaccctttcctaataccctcctccattcacatcccatctccccggattataaataacctaatgtaaataatcaaatgtacttctaatgtatatacttgttcttatgctatgtgaactcactatgttctctgctggctgtacatatcctactgtaagacctacactgtttcaatgtccacatttctctgttgatgcaattgttgatgactgaagtactgatatcaaccaaagctcctcatcccaccccccggattgtaaataatgtaaataattcaatgtatatactatgatgattaacttgtgtgatgactgtattatgctgatagtatatatttgtaccatgaattgatgaaggtggaccccgatttaaacaagttgaaaaacttattggggtgttaccatttagtggtcaattgtacggaatatgtactgaactgtgcaatctactaataaaagtatcaatcaatcaatcaaagattagcGTGCCTTTATTAACTGGGTGCTTACGGCCCGTTAGCGCCGGTACTTTGTGGTTACTGCTGTTCCTCACGCATGACTGTCCTTTTCGTCTCACTTGCTAAACCCTCCTGTTTTTGCTCGTGCATCTTACAGGTTTGCCTGTTTATCCAGCGCCGACTAACGCTTTCAGTTTATAATTTTGTGTTTCTGTTTTACTTCATTCTTGAAGTATGTTTCCTAGCTTCGTCTagagatttatttttgtactttgctcttttattttttatcttatctGTCAGTATTATTCCCAGTCTttactagcgcttttggtttagttttGGTATTTATCTTAGTagtttttatggtgtgtttttgtgctcCACCATCGCTTTATGTTTTTGTGGCTACATCCTCCTTGCGCCCAGAATAAAAGAATACATTTTGTCTACAAACAAtatgtctctgcatccttgggttccatcTAATTCAGCTCCTAACAGTATTGCTctgctgaataaatgaatcactatAGCTGCCAATATGGAagattattaatatatttaagAAGATATCATTTCCTAAACAGGTAGCAAAATGACACCACAAAAAGTGAACTAGCAGCAGGACTCAGttagtattttattaatttaaaaatgaattaactATAAAGAGTAACTTGACAGCGGATTTTTCACAAGAGTTCACCAAAAACTGGAAATTGGGAATGCTAGTTACAATCATTTCGTTATTTTTAAGATGCAGAAGAACGAGGTGTCACCGTGCAGTGAAAAAAGGGATATTTATTGATaaaagaacaaaaacccagagcAACTTTtctatgaagaaaacaaaacaaactgctgaaatccagcaaaacactcacagaaaatcagcaaaaaaaaaaaaaatctaaccaaagtaatattaacaataataacgataatttaaaaaaaaatgaaagaatatgaacagttagtaaataaataaatagaaaaaaactatGTACATATAGGGagtcatctttaaaaaaaaaaaaactgtttaatcacgaattggaaaaaataatatCAGGCTTATGTGGCGTGACATAATCAACCCAGTattcccagtatgaagtaaatatctctagtttataaataataaaagctgttatcttctgtgttttataaatgtccattgtgatttccatccatttcttcaaagttgggctctcctgtaatatccatttcctggtaatgctctttttacaaaccactagtaggatattcatgaagtatttctcctttttcagccaatcctgaggtgcgatgtgtgaaaaacagaatgttactttcaaggggtgatttgaaaatatcctgtagagcttggtgtatctctttccaatagtcctttatggcagagcagtcccagaaaacatgctagtggtttgcctttagattcccacaatttgtccaacaggcaggggagttgttatcatactgagacttctgagaaggtgGAATAAAACTTTCCCGGCCAAACtctccacttgggtgagctgctacaagtccattgatatctcctttttattgtccattcttcctcagATGTAGTTATCCCTCCTTTcttctcccattttgttttaatatataaagTTGAATATGATTTCTTATACAAGCATGAAACACTTCTATCAATAGTTTCTGAATTGTAAACTTTTGTAAACAGTTCATTTAAACATATGCTGGTCTTTGTTACATTTTTCACCTTCATATTAACAAAATGCCGCAACTGCAAATATCGatagaagttttgtttttttaataaatgtgtcaaatttgtcactgacagtttagttaggttttttcctctgtgtttgtttttatttcctgtaagcgctcttattttggttcagtttcctgcttgtctctctgagagctgtttcccctcagatgcggctgattggcacctggccacacctggactTTCAATAGGCCggttgctatttagacctgctttgcccTCCAGTCAAGGCTAGagtagtgttgttgtactggaaactaatttacaaacacaacttcatcacacacaatactccactatggaattgttcttatattaaaatgagaaacaaatccatctttgtacagcaatggtttgaaaaaggcatttggtcgcttATGCACTTATTGAGTGAGAAAAGTATTTTATgaattgaagatttcattaactacatcctgcaaataaaaataattactaaaaataaaaggcttttttaaaaaacattctaaatacAGCATACcatcttttgtaattatttactatttcttcaatagtatattaaaaaaaaatagaacttgAAAGTTTCCAATCTTCCAAAGGCAAAGGGgttcattttggaaaaaaaacaaccccggaattgaccacttaaaatcatttttaggatATTgaattgcaattgaagacaacacttgttcgttctgtgatagggaatgtatgcaaagtaaatctatgtataatattggcttttgccaaaacgacaaactttgattgatattgatattgttttggggatgttaaaaagaaaaacaaccataaaaatgtttcaaacacaatactggatttatttgatatttccacaaatgtaagtttgtaaaaaaaaaaaatcccttcacaaaaataatctgccattttctctcacgTTTATAttacataaaggtctggggacatacatataaaacaatcacaacacaatcatcatattacaaaagagagtaaaaaagataattaataaaatggattatagagacccaacaaatgattcataaagtcacacattttaaaattgtataaaagacaactgttcaaatgatgtataaagtaaataataatatgcttcctgaagtggtccagaagatgtttcagatgtgaaccagtacatatgtatatcatataaaggtgataatctatggggttatcaacaattacaaatacaaatatgtaattcttcaatatttcaaacgcctataaaaaactattatgaataagtctaaaattgtattatgcatatatatacaaataaaatgttttttgtatataaaatatgtcttgtactgtttacactcacattttcggtcaaattattttgttcaatatttaataaaagtacattaatgcatgtacttgattgatgtgctgatgttgttagaaagtcaaaataaaagtctggacagtttatttcaaatcctgcagtttcatttgctgctgctgttctcaccagcacacttgtgtttcttacactggtacttagaagacaatctttcaccacacacactgcaactcaacactttctctcctgggtgtcttctcatgtgtgctacaagctttgatcgtcaacaaaagcttctgttgcagattgaacaggaatgtgatttttcgccagtgtgtgttctcttgtttttttcacatcctgactttgtgtgaaacctttaccacaggttgaacaggaaaaggcttttcaccagtgtgtgttctcttgtgtactttCACAGACTGTCGATTTAAAAAATCTTTACAacaaattgaacaagaaaaaggtttttctacactgtgtattttcatgtgttctttcaaactctgactttgtgtaaaacctttaccgcagattgaacaagaaaaaggtttttctccaatgtgtgttctcttgtgtattttaaaattctgactttgtgtaaaacctttaccacaagttgaacaggaaaaaggttttttgccagtgtgtgttctcatgtgtactttcaaatgttcctTCCTTGAAAAAGATAAgctacagattgaacaagaaaaaggtttttctccactgtgcattctcatgtgtactttcaaatacttACTTAGAACAAAACCTCaactacagattgaacagataaaagatttttctccagtgtgcgttgtcatgtgtactttcaaattgtgaccATTTGTAAAACccttaccacagactgaacaggaaaaatgttttttgccagtgtgcgttctcatgtgtactttcaaatgttgcttccttgaaaaagataagccacagattgaacaagaaaaaggtttttcaccggtgtgtgttctcatgtgttctttcaatttGTGAGTTtcgacaaaacctttaccacagattgaacaggaaaaagggttttcaccagtgtgtaatattgtgtgttttttcaaactctgcttttcaacaaaacctttaccacagattgaacagacataaggtttttctccagtgtgtattctcatgtgtcttttcagattacgacggtatttaaaggttttgtgacaggtagaacatgtgaagtgagtgttgtcagtgtgacatgtcttatcatctttagagtcttcatcatcagtgtcaggagagtgtgacgttgtgtcctcactatctgatagtggagctaagagcttgtctgcttgtgatcctccacagtggtctccatcagcttctgttgtcatgtgttgtgttgagctgctgcttggaggctccccccctcccctctcctcactttcacctttcacctcatcatcttcactcttcacagggacaccagtcactgggaactcctccagtccttcaagatgatctccctctggactgatgttgtgttcctcctcttcctctttaatgtggggcgtcagtgagtcttcctcttcctttttacagggaagggtctgtgtcaaagaggaaaaggagacgccagagggtccgtggAGCCTGGTCTTCCTCTTCGatggatcctccttcaccatcctgaagctactctcctgtttttcaggcagaacttgttcttcacagacatctgcaggacacaaaatgacaaacatgcttgcGAAATGTCCAGATTCAGACAGTAAGTTCAcatgaacttaaaaaaaacaagttattatatgaattggcctgaaaacCAGCACACTGCTCTTCACAACATTATTAAGAGGAAAATAAGACCACTTTTTacgagggctgggcaatatggcctaaaatctatattgcaatAAATTCCCTTtaacctgagtgcagctgggataggctctagcgcCCTCTGGGATTTTGatgtcagttactgatgtataaacttggagaaaagattaagtcgtttacagtgtaaatctgtattctgtattgttgtTGCTGTTATGACGCCATCTTGTggtcgagtttgctcactgcgagTGCTCTGGTTTGAAAGTGTATTTCCTTTTCCTTCGTGCCTTGAACCCGAAGTAAGGTTTCGTCATTGATCtcgccaagcaacgtttgtaagtgtaACCAGGATTTCCACTGGATGTGGAACGGTAGCGCCACGGCAACAGACTCGATCCGTTTTTTGTTTCAGagtcaatgtgtcagtttccacCGCCTGGCTTCTATAAAAGGTGAAAAAAGAACAATCCAAACACAAgcacagacgaagcagaaacagaCTGCTTTTTCATACTGTTAATCCTGCTAAAGTGATTTGGGATCCTGAAGTGAAACCCAAGGGTATTTTGGGAGGTCACTTAAACATACGAAGCCTAGTTCCCAAGTGTGATGAAATCAGATTATTACTGTCCGAGTCTAATCTTGATTTTCTATGCATAAGTGAAACGTGGCTGCATGATAACATTTTAACCAGCTTAATCAGTGTTCTGGGATATAAATGTTTTAGAAGGGACCGAACTGTgggaaggggagggggggggtacAGATATATGTCAAAGACTTACTTAATGCAAGGGAAATTCCCCTGACTGCTGATATATCTACTGAATGTTTATGTATCAATGTCACACCAtcacaaaacatgcaattcaaTGTATTGGTGGTATACAGCCCTCCATCTGCGTGCGCTGCAATGCTATGCGAAGACTTAGATGTACTGTTTAAGAATTTTAAGAATAACAGTGAAGTACCTGTTTTCGGAGACTTCAACTTAAACTAGCTAGACAAAcactacagaaaaaaaataaaagaacttacatggggcggcatagctcggttggtagagtggccgggccagcaacttgagggttgcaggttcgattcccgcttgtgccatcctagttactgccgttgtgtccttgggcaagtcactttacccatctgctcccagtgccacccacactggtttaaatgtaacttagatattgggttccactatgtaaaaagcgctttgagtcactagagaaaagcgctatataaatataattcacttcacttcacttcacatccaaACATGACTTTAGTCAGAAGATAGAAACCCCACATGTATCACTAAAAACACTCAGACACTAATTGAGTTAATCTTCACAAACAAGCCTGACAGAATCATAAAATCTAGTTACCAGCTTGTTAGATGATAATCTGACATTAGCTGCAAGAAAACCCACAAAGAAACGTCTGACGAGGTTTAAAAGTCAAGATCAGAAAACTTTTAAACTTGAGATCCCTCACCAATCAACAACTGCATTTGAAAACGAATTAAAGGGTCTTACTTGAGACGAGCTCCAACAAAATGGCCAAGTACACGCCTGTTGTAATCAGCTAATGTCTGCTATCGGACACATTATTGATCAATATATTAGAAAGCGAAAAAATTATGATATCCGGAAATTAATGAAAATAAGAGATTATGCCTCAAAAACTTTTATCAAAACTCGTAGTGACACAGATTCGAAAATATTTAAAGACTTACGTAATCAAGTAGTTAAACATCTCGGAATGTCCCAATCAAACTATTACATCCACATGCTTTTAGAGGCCAAAGGAAATGGTAAAATGATCTGGAAACTACTACACAACCTATTAAACCCAGAGGGTAACACCACCCAAACCCAATATAAACTACAGTAGGAGACAAAATCATTACTGATTGTACTCAAGTCTCAAATGAGTTCAAAGAATTCTTTATAGAATCTGTCAAAAACCTTTCCTCGGGTTTTTCCTGTCTGACTAATGATGATCAAACAACAGACATACCTGA
Above is a window of Nerophis ophidion isolate RoL-2023_Sa unplaced genomic scaffold, RoL_Noph_v1.0 HiC_scaffold_52, whole genome shotgun sequence DNA encoding:
- the LOC133546952 gene encoding gastrula zinc finger protein XlCGF48.2-like, with product MCERRIAKYEEELCPTKEEKERQHQLLDVYYKKHHQVVLHRTDVCEEQVLPEKQESSFRMVKEDPSKRKTRLHGPSGVSFSSLTQTLPCKKEEEDSLTPHIKEEEEEHNISPEGDHLEGLEEFPVTGVPVKSEDDEVKGESEERGGGEPPSSSSTQHMTTEADGDHCGGSQADKLLAPLSDSEDTTSHSPDTDDEDSKDDKTCHTDNTHFTCSTCHKTFKYRRNLKRHMRIHTGEKPYVCSICGKGFVEKQSLKKHTILHTGENPFSCSICGKGFVETHKLKEHMRTHTGEKPFSCSICGLSFSRKQHLKVHMRTHTGKKHFSCSVCGKGFTNGHNLKVHMTTHTGEKSFICSICS